A genomic stretch from Antarcticibacterium flavum includes:
- a CDS encoding lipid-A-disaccharide synthase N-terminal domain-containing protein codes for MSNWIIFSIGFLAQFFFGARLIIQWFKSERSKQVETPSIFWKLSLIASILMFMYGYLRQDLAIMLGQVFIYVVYIRNLQLQDQWTGSNRLMKFIYVGVPLIIAAYLIFISNLRLDYLISRDNIAPWLVGFGILGQIVFNARFFYQWIYSERQKESSLPMGFWVISLMGASLILAYGILRHDPVLIASHCFGAFVYFRNINLLKKSFAEA; via the coding sequence ATGAGTAATTGGATTATCTTCAGTATAGGCTTTTTAGCCCAATTCTTTTTCGGCGCCAGGTTGATCATTCAATGGTTCAAGTCTGAAAGATCAAAGCAGGTAGAAACCCCTTCCATCTTCTGGAAGCTTAGCTTAATAGCATCGATCTTAATGTTTATGTATGGATATTTAAGACAGGATCTCGCCATCATGCTTGGGCAGGTATTCATCTATGTGGTATACATTAGGAACTTACAACTACAGGACCAATGGACCGGATCAAACAGGTTAATGAAATTTATATACGTAGGAGTGCCGTTAATTATAGCCGCATATCTCATATTTATTTCCAATTTACGTCTTGATTATTTAATTAGCAGGGATAATATTGCGCCCTGGCTGGTTGGTTTTGGAATCCTGGGACAGATAGTGTTCAACGCCAGGTTCTTTTATCAATGGATCTATTCTGAAAGACAGAAGGAATCATCACTGCCTATGGGATTCTGGGTCATTAGTCTTATGGGAGCTTCCCTCATCCTTGCCTACGGAATTTTAAGGCATGACCCTGTACTTATCGCTTCTCACTGTTTTGGAGCTTTTGTTTACTTCAGAAATATCAATTTGCTGAAGAAATCCTTTGCTGAAG
- a CDS encoding deoxyhypusine synthase family protein: MSKGAISQFLEKYYLHFNSAALVDAAKGYEKQLQDGSKMMITLAGAMSTAELGKIFAEVIRKDKVQIISCTGANLEEDVMNLVAHSHYERLPHYRDLTAQDEWDLLERGLNRVTDTAIPEEEAFRRIQQHIVKIWKDAEAAGERYFPHEFMYKLLLSGALEEYYEIDIKDSWMYAAAEKNLPMVVPGWEDSTMGNIFASYVLKGELKASTMKSGIEYMTFLADWYTENSENGIGFFQIGGGIAGDFPICVVPMLYQDMERTDTPFWSYFCQISDSTTSYGSYSGAVPNEKITWGKLDKDTPKFVIESDATIVAPLIFAYLLDM, encoded by the coding sequence ATGAGTAAAGGAGCAATTTCCCAATTTTTAGAAAAATATTATTTACACTTTAATTCTGCCGCCCTTGTAGATGCTGCCAAAGGTTATGAGAAGCAGCTGCAGGACGGTTCCAAAATGATGATTACCCTTGCCGGGGCTATGAGTACTGCAGAGCTTGGAAAAATCTTTGCCGAAGTTATACGCAAGGATAAAGTTCAAATCATCTCCTGCACAGGTGCAAACCTGGAGGAGGATGTGATGAACCTTGTCGCGCACTCGCATTACGAAAGATTGCCACATTACCGCGACCTTACCGCACAGGACGAGTGGGACCTTTTGGAAAGAGGTCTTAACAGGGTAACAGATACCGCTATCCCGGAAGAAGAAGCTTTCAGGAGGATACAGCAACATATTGTAAAGATCTGGAAAGATGCAGAGGCTGCAGGAGAACGTTATTTCCCGCATGAATTCATGTATAAGTTATTACTTTCAGGAGCTTTGGAAGAGTATTATGAAATAGACATCAAAGATTCCTGGATGTATGCCGCGGCAGAGAAGAACCTGCCAATGGTTGTTCCCGGGTGGGAAGACAGTACGATGGGAAACATCTTTGCTTCTTATGTCCTGAAAGGAGAATTGAAAGCAAGTACTATGAAAAGCGGGATTGAGTATATGACCTTCCTTGCAGACTGGTATACAGAAAATTCTGAGAACGGAATTGGTTTCTTCCAGATTGGTGGAGGTATCGCAGGGGATTTCCCTATTTGTGTGGTGCCTATGCTATACCAGGATATGGAGAGAACAGATACTCCTTTCTGGAGTTATTTTTGCCAGATATCAGATTCCACTACCAGCTACGGGTCATATTCCGGAGCGGTACCTAATGAAAAGATCACCTGGGGGAAACTTGATAAGGACACTCCAAAATTTGTAATAGAGAGTGATGCCACCATTGTGGCACCATTGATATTTGCATATCTCCTGGATATGTAA